In Haloplanus rubicundus, one DNA window encodes the following:
- a CDS encoding DCC1-like thiol-disulfide oxidoreductase family protein, producing the protein MDPTFVYDDDCGFCTWWADQFATRTDLRIVGFSELDDRLRDRLPDDYEDCAHLVTDDDVHSCGAAIERALLRMEQAEDAQPVVDFLRQFEDYERLRERAYRWAADRREKLGLIVSKTPPARRERDED; encoded by the coding sequence CGGCTTCTGTACGTGGTGGGCCGATCAGTTTGCGACGCGGACTGACCTCCGTATCGTCGGCTTCTCCGAACTCGATGACCGGCTTCGCGACCGGCTTCCCGACGACTACGAGGACTGCGCGCACCTCGTGACCGACGACGACGTCCACTCCTGTGGCGCCGCCATCGAACGAGCGCTCCTCCGGATGGAACAGGCCGAAGACGCCCAGCCTGTCGTCGACTTCCTCCGGCAGTTCGAGGACTACGAGCGACTGCGCGAGCGGGCGTATCGCTGGGCCGCCGACCGCCGGGAGAAACTGGGGCTGATCGTCTCGAAGACCCCGCCGGCACGACGGGAGCGGGACGAGGACTGA
- a CDS encoding RNA ligase partner protein → MSGSLPRQRFVLDTSLFITEEIRRDDESLEAAVRRLLDLVATARLELNISCYMPPSIHDELAAMLRDRGVDDEVFSRLDTWVVRKSPDRYGVTIPANIVYDFIDEMSDRVDRGLRVSEEALREVEQLGPDDMTADDPNEYMTAADRVLSNMRDKYRRALRQGVLDSREDFDLLVLARELDAGVVTEDRGIVSWADEFGLRYVRGGQFPTLLEEYLRATGVDDRA, encoded by the coding sequence ATGTCCGGGTCGCTCCCACGCCAGCGGTTCGTCCTCGATACGTCGCTGTTCATCACCGAGGAGATTCGACGGGACGACGAGTCGCTGGAGGCGGCGGTCCGCCGACTGCTCGACCTCGTGGCGACGGCGCGTCTCGAACTCAACATCTCCTGTTACATGCCGCCCTCGATCCACGACGAACTCGCGGCGATGCTGCGGGACCGCGGCGTCGACGACGAGGTGTTCTCGCGACTCGACACCTGGGTCGTCCGCAAGAGCCCCGACCGCTACGGCGTGACCATCCCCGCGAACATCGTCTACGACTTCATCGACGAGATGAGCGACCGGGTGGACCGCGGCCTCCGCGTCTCCGAGGAGGCGCTCCGCGAAGTCGAGCAACTCGGTCCCGACGACATGACCGCCGACGATCCGAACGAGTACATGACCGCCGCCGACCGCGTCCTCTCGAACATGCGCGATAAGTACCGGCGGGCGCTCCGCCAGGGCGTCCTCGACTCCCGCGAGGACTTCGACCTGCTCGTCCTCGCGCGCGAACTCGACGCCGGCGTCGTCACCGAGGACCGCGGTATCGTCTCCTGGGCCGACGAGTTCGGCCTCCGGTACGTCCGCGGCGGGCAGTTCCCGACGCTGCTGGAAGAGTACCTGCGGGCGACCGGCGTCGACGACCGGGCGTGA
- a CDS encoding hybrid sensor histidine kinase/response regulator yields the protein MGETTGSGRVLYVDDDEEYAALTATFLERTSDHLVVSTAASASDALDRLDDTTFDCVVSDYRMPGMDGLALFERVRDRDDDLPFVLVTGVKDESIASEALARGVTDFVRKRPGSEAFELFANRIENAIERYRATRQCRQFRSAVEHAGHVVLITDADGRIEYVNDAFEAVTGYSAAEAVGRRPSMLQSGQHGDAFYRSLWRTISSGEVWEGELVNERKNGEQYVIDQTIAPITDEGETITGFVAINRNVTERKERELNLAFLKQAIDQAGIGIGTYGADGYATYVNERLAELFGTGRDDLRTRHMATLDPDLDPDRFEAYWRSFDDSERRIYDTRIERVDTGEEVPAEVVTARVTIEGEPYQVNTVRDAAARKRQERDLERFRSAVEHAGHSVLITDVEGTIEYVNDAFEAVTGYSAAEAIGRTPAMLRSGEHDAAFYRDLWETILDGDVWQGEVVNERKDGTRYVVDQTIAPIDGDESITGFVAINRDVSAIKEYERELEAQNERLKQYGQTVAHDLRNPLALLDAELTRFEMAVDDAGGTVDAERVERLCADIGTTVDRMETLIDDLLAMAEQGQRVLEFESTSVEAVATEAWAQIDTASAALSVEDTDVDADPDRLRELLSNLFRNSVEHGSEDVHVRVTPLDFSAGFAVADDGPGIPEDERDDVFNHGFTTAEDGTGFGLAIVERIAHAHGWSVSVTEGRDGGARFEFRTDEDG from the coding sequence ATGGGCGAGACGACCGGGTCGGGGCGCGTCCTCTACGTCGACGACGACGAGGAGTACGCGGCGCTGACGGCGACGTTCCTCGAACGAACGAGCGATCACCTCGTCGTGTCGACGGCGGCGAGCGCGAGCGACGCGCTCGACCGACTGGACGACACGACGTTCGACTGTGTCGTCTCCGACTACCGGATGCCCGGGATGGACGGCCTCGCGTTGTTCGAGCGGGTTCGGGACCGGGACGACGACCTTCCGTTCGTCCTCGTTACCGGTGTGAAAGACGAGTCCATCGCGAGCGAGGCGCTCGCCCGGGGCGTGACGGACTTCGTCCGGAAGCGGCCGGGATCGGAGGCGTTCGAACTGTTCGCCAACCGGATCGAAAACGCCATCGAGCGGTACCGGGCGACGCGGCAGTGCCGACAGTTCCGGAGTGCGGTCGAACACGCCGGTCACGTCGTGTTGATCACCGACGCGGACGGGAGAATCGAGTACGTCAACGACGCCTTCGAGGCGGTCACCGGCTACTCGGCGGCGGAAGCGGTCGGCCGACGCCCGTCGATGCTACAGTCCGGACAGCACGGCGACGCCTTCTATCGCAGCCTGTGGCGGACGATTTCGTCCGGCGAGGTCTGGGAGGGCGAACTCGTCAACGAACGCAAGAACGGAGAACAGTACGTCATCGACCAGACCATCGCGCCGATCACCGACGAGGGGGAGACGATCACCGGCTTCGTCGCCATCAACCGAAACGTCACGGAGCGCAAGGAGCGGGAACTGAATCTGGCCTTCCTCAAGCAGGCCATCGATCAGGCGGGCATCGGCATCGGCACCTACGGCGCCGACGGCTACGCCACGTACGTCAACGAGCGGCTCGCGGAACTGTTCGGGACCGGCCGCGACGACCTCCGGACGCGCCACATGGCCACGCTCGATCCGGATCTCGATCCCGACCGCTTCGAGGCGTACTGGCGGTCGTTCGACGACAGCGAGCGGCGAATCTACGACACGCGGATCGAGCGGGTCGACACCGGCGAGGAAGTGCCGGCGGAGGTCGTCACCGCCCGGGTGACGATCGAGGGCGAGCCGTATCAGGTGAACACGGTGCGCGACGCCGCGGCTCGCAAGCGACAGGAGCGTGATCTCGAACGGTTCCGGAGCGCGGTCGAACACGCCGGCCACAGCGTCCTCATCACCGACGTGGAGGGAACGATCGAGTACGTCAACGACGCCTTCGAGGCGGTCACCGGCTACTCCGCGGCGGAGGCGATCGGTCGGACGCCCGCGATGCTCCGCTCCGGCGAACACGACGCGGCGTTCTACCGCGATCTCTGGGAGACGATCCTCGACGGCGACGTCTGGCAGGGCGAGGTGGTCAACGAACGCAAGGACGGCACGCGGTACGTCGTCGATCAGACCATCGCTCCGATCGACGGCGACGAATCGATCACGGGCTTCGTCGCCATCAACCGCGACGTGTCGGCCATCAAGGAGTACGAACGGGAACTCGAAGCCCAGAACGAACGGCTCAAACAGTACGGCCAGACGGTCGCCCACGACCTCCGCAACCCGCTCGCGCTCCTCGACGCCGAACTCACGCGGTTCGAGATGGCCGTCGACGACGCGGGCGGGACGGTCGACGCCGAACGCGTCGAACGACTGTGTGCGGACATCGGTACGACCGTCGACCGGATGGAGACGCTGATCGACGACTTGCTGGCGATGGCCGAACAGGGACAGCGCGTCCTGGAGTTCGAATCGACGTCGGTCGAGGCCGTCGCGACCGAGGCGTGGGCACAGATCGACACGGCGTCGGCCGCACTGTCCGTCGAGGACACCGACGTCGACGCCGATCCGGACCGCCTGCGGGAGTTGCTGTCCAACCTGTTCCGGAATAGTGTGGAGCACGGCTCCGAGGACGTACACGTTCGGGTGACGCCGCTCGACTTCTCCGCGGGCTTTGCCGTCGCGGACGACGGCCCCGGCATCCCCGAGGACGAACGCGACGACGTGTTCAACCACGGCTTCACGACCGCCGAGGACGGCACCGG